A genomic window from Filimonas effusa includes:
- a CDS encoding secondary thiamine-phosphate synthase enzyme YjbQ produces MEIYQQAISLKERKRGFHLITNEIVQALPEISKLKAGMCQVFIRHTSASLTINENADPTVRMDFETYFTKAVPENDPDYRHNDEGPDDMPAHLKAAMLGSSVTIPIHNGRLALGTWQGIYLCEHRNYGGARSIVITAWGSPK; encoded by the coding sequence ATGGAAATTTATCAGCAGGCCATATCATTAAAAGAGCGTAAAAGAGGATTTCATCTTATTACGAATGAGATAGTGCAGGCTTTGCCGGAGATAAGTAAATTAAAAGCAGGCATGTGCCAGGTATTTATACGGCATACTTCTGCATCGCTTACTATTAACGAGAATGCAGATCCCACGGTAAGGATGGATTTTGAAACTTATTTTACCAAGGCAGTTCCTGAAAATGATCCTGATTACCGGCATAACGATGAAGGGCCCGACGATATGCCTGCACATTTGAAAGCGGCTATGCTGGGAAGTTCAGTTACCATTCCTATTCATAATGGCAGGCTGGCGCTGGGTACCTGGCAGGGTATTTATTTGTGTGAGCACCGTAATTATGGAGGGGCCAGGAGCATTGTTATAACGGCATGGGGCAGCCCTAAATAA
- a CDS encoding YwbE family protein: MSGRYRNEIYPGLEVAIILKKDQRSGKLTYGVVKDLLTSAPFHSRGIKVRLEDGQIGRVAQIGLPGEADDAD; encoded by the coding sequence ATGAGTGGACGATATCGTAACGAAATATATCCTGGTCTCGAAGTAGCCATTATCCTGAAAAAGGATCAGCGATCCGGTAAATTAACCTATGGTGTTGTGAAAGATCTGCTTACTTCTGCACCTTTTCATTCCAGGGGTATTAAAGTACGGCTGGAGGATGGGCAGATAGGCAGAGTTGCACAAATAGGACTCCCGGGCGAAGCGGATGATGCCGATTGA
- a CDS encoding DUF3606 domain-containing protein, with translation MTEASTIRSVQKDTRINIHRAADIAYWTQKLEVSVINLKIAVSETDGSAAKVEEWLRMKKFIK, from the coding sequence ATGACTGAAGCCTCCACTATTAGATCAGTACAAAAAGATACCCGTATTAATATTCACCGTGCAGCAGATATTGCTTATTGGACCCAGAAACTGGAAGTATCTGTTATTAACCTCAAGATAGCTGTAAGCGAAACTGATGGCTCTGCGGCTAAGGTAGAGGAATGGCTGCGTATGAAGAAATTCATTAAATAG
- a CDS encoding thiamine phosphate synthase, translating into MLAVISSPHPVKNEAGIINSLFKAGLFHFHLRKPAASLTEVKELLAAIDPEYYQRIALHHHHALALETGLTRLHFTEDARLKTDKIFWRELVAAGFRLSTSLHDVEAARSLSTCFSYAFLGPVFDSISKTGYRANVNLCGCKQVTEAVSPLIAIGGIDKHNCTKPLQMGFKGVAVLGAIWEDNSPLEAFRDLKDQWLSDAKPLFPPIV; encoded by the coding sequence ATGTTAGCTGTAATCTCCAGTCCGCACCCGGTAAAAAATGAAGCGGGTATAATTAACAGCTTGTTTAAAGCCGGCCTGTTTCATTTTCACCTGCGCAAGCCTGCTGCCTCTTTGACGGAGGTAAAAGAGCTGCTTGCGGCTATTGATCCGGAATATTACCAGCGAATAGCGCTGCATCACCATCATGCGCTGGCATTGGAGACAGGGTTAACGCGCTTGCATTTTACAGAAGATGCAAGATTAAAAACTGATAAGATCTTTTGGCGCGAACTGGTGGCGGCAGGATTCAGGTTATCGACTTCGCTTCATGATGTTGAAGCTGCCAGATCGTTGTCCACTTGCTTTAGTTATGCTTTTCTGGGCCCTGTGTTCGATAGCATTTCAAAAACGGGATACAGGGCCAATGTCAATCTCTGCGGATGCAAACAGGTGACAGAGGCTGTGTCGCCATTAATTGCGATAGGAGGCATTGATAAACACAACTGTACAAAACCGCTGCAAATGGGGTTTAAAGGAGTGGCTGTACTGGGTGCCATATGGGAGGATAATAGTCCCCTTGAAGCATTCCGGGACTTGAAAGATCAATGGCTTTCAGACGCAAAGCCATTGTTCCCGCCAATAGTATAA
- a CDS encoding YkvA family protein codes for MGVGGIIGRRWRIFKQESLILFYAVQQRDTPVLPKLLIGITLLYLVSPVDAIPDVIPFFGYIDDLLIVPFLMNASFRLLPGHIREAGALQARRQKRRITRLFIIFLIVILLAMTGIFILAWKITGYVMDSW; via the coding sequence ATGGGAGTAGGTGGAATTATCGGGCGCCGGTGGCGGATATTCAAACAGGAATCGCTGATATTATTTTACGCTGTTCAGCAAAGGGACACCCCGGTTCTTCCCAAACTGCTGATAGGCATTACTCTTTTGTACCTGGTAAGTCCGGTAGATGCGATACCCGATGTTATTCCTTTTTTCGGCTACATCGACGACCTGTTAATTGTCCCTTTCCTTATGAACGCCTCCTTCAGGCTACTACCAGGCCACATAAGAGAAGCCGGCGCTTTACAGGCCCGCCGGCAAAAAAGAAGAATAACCCGGCTATTTATAATCTTCCTTATTGTAATACTCCTGGCTATGACAGGCATTTTCATTCTCGCCTGGAAGATCACAGGTTATGTAATGGACAGCTGGTAA
- the thiS gene encoding sulfur carrier protein ThiS, giving the protein MTIILNNSPKEIAERATLESIVAAELGSKRNGVAVAVNNTVIPKTQHDSYIVQPNDTILIIKATQGG; this is encoded by the coding sequence ATGACAATTATCTTAAACAATAGTCCCAAAGAAATTGCCGAACGGGCAACACTCGAAAGCATTGTAGCTGCTGAGCTTGGCAGTAAACGCAATGGCGTTGCCGTAGCAGTGAACAATACTGTAATCCCTAAAACGCAGCACGACAGCTATATCGTGCAGCCAAACGACACTATTCTCATCATTAAAGCAACACAAGGAGGTTAA
- the thiC gene encoding phosphomethylpyrimidine synthase ThiC gives MSKQEKMPSQQAVSTGAISGSRKIYVKGLLHPIEVAMREIMLSPTRLGNGTLEANNPVTVYDASGAYTDDNVNIDIRKGLPRLRQQWILDRGDVEPLNELSSEYGRQRLADESLSPLRFEHIATPLRAKKGANVSQLHYARKGIVTAEMEYVAIRENQRITDLKQQLNGSYEVLTQQHPGQSFGANTPQGFITPEFVRDEIAAGRAIIPNNINHPESEPMIIGRNFLVKINANIGNSAVTSSIEEEVEKAVWACRWGADTIMDLSTGKNIHETREWIIRNSPVPIGTVPIYQALEKVNGKAENLTWEIFRDTLIEQAEQGVSYFTIHAGVLLRYIPLTAKRVTGIVSRGGSIMAKWCLAHHKENFLYTHFEEICEIMKAYDVAFSLGDGLRPGSIADANDAAQFAELETLGELTKIAWKHDVQVMIEGPGHVPMHLIRENMDKQLRECHEAPFYTLGPLTTDIAPGYDHITSAIGAAMIGWFGTAMLCYVTPKEHLGLPDKKDVKDGVITYKLAAHAADLAKGHPGAQYRDNALSKARFEFRWEDQFNLSLDPDTARSFHDETLPADGAKVAHFCSMCGPKFCSMQITQEIRESAASGLFEKAEEFKMQGSNIYS, from the coding sequence ATGAGTAAACAGGAAAAAATGCCTTCACAGCAGGCTGTGTCAACCGGTGCTATCTCCGGTTCCCGTAAAATTTATGTAAAGGGTCTGCTGCATCCTATCGAAGTGGCGATGCGGGAAATAATGCTCTCGCCAACCAGGCTTGGCAATGGAACGCTCGAAGCCAACAACCCGGTGACTGTATATGATGCCAGTGGTGCGTATACCGATGATAATGTAAACATCGATATCAGGAAAGGGCTTCCCCGCCTGCGCCAGCAATGGATCCTCGACAGGGGTGATGTTGAGCCGCTGAACGAACTTTCTTCAGAGTATGGCCGGCAACGGCTGGCTGACGAAAGCCTTTCTCCGCTTAGGTTTGAGCATATTGCCACTCCTTTGCGCGCGAAAAAGGGGGCCAATGTTTCACAGCTGCATTATGCGCGTAAAGGCATTGTAACTGCCGAAATGGAATATGTCGCTATCAGGGAAAACCAGCGGATCACGGATCTGAAGCAACAGCTGAATGGCTCCTATGAAGTCTTAACACAACAGCACCCGGGACAGAGCTTTGGCGCTAATACGCCCCAGGGATTTATTACGCCTGAGTTTGTAAGAGATGAAATTGCTGCAGGACGGGCTATCATTCCCAATAATATCAACCACCCGGAATCGGAACCTATGATCATAGGCCGGAATTTCCTGGTGAAGATAAATGCAAACATCGGCAACAGCGCCGTCACTTCCTCTATTGAAGAAGAGGTGGAAAAAGCGGTATGGGCCTGCCGCTGGGGAGCGGATACTATTATGGATCTTTCTACCGGCAAGAATATTCACGAAACCCGTGAATGGATCATACGCAATTCTCCCGTTCCTATTGGCACAGTGCCTATTTACCAGGCGCTTGAAAAAGTGAATGGCAAAGCAGAAAACCTTACCTGGGAGATCTTCCGCGATACGCTTATCGAGCAGGCTGAACAAGGTGTTTCCTATTTTACGATTCATGCAGGTGTCTTGCTCCGGTATATACCGCTAACAGCAAAAAGAGTAACGGGCATTGTTTCCCGTGGTGGCAGCATCATGGCAAAGTGGTGCCTGGCACATCATAAAGAAAATTTCCTTTATACTCATTTCGAAGAGATCTGTGAGATCATGAAAGCCTACGATGTGGCTTTCTCCTTAGGTGATGGCCTTCGCCCGGGCTCCATCGCCGACGCCAACGATGCAGCTCAGTTTGCAGAATTGGAGACCCTTGGTGAATTGACAAAGATTGCATGGAAACATGATGTACAGGTGATGATCGAAGGCCCTGGGCATGTGCCTATGCATCTCATCAGGGAAAACATGGATAAACAGTTGCGTGAATGTCATGAAGCGCCTTTCTATACGCTTGGCCCCCTGACTACTGATATCGCTCCCGGTTACGATCACATAACATCGGCTATAGGTGCTGCTATGATTGGTTGGTTTGGTACTGCCATGCTTTGTTATGTAACGCCTAAAGAACACCTGGGACTTCCGGATAAAAAGGATGTGAAAGATGGCGTGATCACCTATAAGCTGGCAGCACATGCTGCAGATCTGGCGAAAGGCCATCCCGGCGCGCAATACCGTGACAATGCACTAAGCAAAGCCAGATTTGAATTCCGCTGGGAAGATCAGTTCAACTTATCGCTCGATCCCGATACGGCGCGGTCATTCCATGATGAAACCCTACCAGCGGATGGCGCCAAGGTGGCTCATTTCTGTTCTATGTGCGGACCTAAATTCTGCTCTATGCAAATAACGCAGGAGATCAGGGAGTCTGCTGCCTCAGGCTTGTTTGAAAAGGCAGAAGAATTTAAAATGCAGGGCAGTAATATCTATTCCTGA
- a CDS encoding DsbA family protein, producing the protein MKPILFYCYDAYCGWCYGFSPVIKKITENFPDLQTEVLSGGMILPEKPVPIAATAGYIQKAYKTVEEYTGIRFGSDYLWHINNAEESDWFPHSEKPAIALCIFKEFYPERQVEFAADLQYALHYEGRDLTDDAAYEHLLEKYSINKELFYSRLASEEYKDRAAYEFSLVKQLQVNGFPCVLLQVTESKFQLLAKGYTDYETLESRLKAALAS; encoded by the coding sequence ATGAAACCGATCCTTTTTTATTGTTACGATGCCTATTGCGGCTGGTGTTATGGGTTTAGTCCTGTAATTAAAAAGATCACTGAAAACTTTCCCGACCTGCAGACCGAAGTGCTGTCGGGTGGCATGATACTGCCTGAAAAACCGGTTCCTATTGCAGCTACGGCAGGATACATCCAGAAAGCCTATAAAACTGTGGAAGAATATACCGGTATCCGATTTGGCAGCGATTACCTCTGGCATATCAATAACGCGGAAGAAAGCGATTGGTTTCCCCATTCAGAAAAACCAGCGATCGCACTCTGTATTTTCAAGGAGTTTTATCCCGAAAGACAGGTAGAATTCGCTGCCGACCTTCAGTATGCATTACATTACGAAGGACGCGACCTTACAGATGATGCAGCTTATGAACACCTGCTGGAGAAATACTCCATCAATAAAGAGCTCTTCTACAGCCGGCTGGCCAGCGAGGAGTATAAAGACAGGGCGGCCTATGAGTTTTCACTCGTGAAACAGCTGCAGGTAAATGGCTTTCCATGTGTATTGCTCCAGGTTACAGAAAGCAAATTTCAACTGCTGGCAAAGGGCTATACCGATTACGAAACGCTGGAAAGCAGGTTGAAAGCTGCGCTGGCATCTTAA
- a CDS encoding outer membrane beta-barrel protein encodes MKKHSIKLLAAIACVFAMALSAKAQSPWRLGIGVNVGSGLEDPKPFVLGGDLRLQKGLGNSVSAIVTTGYTHFFKKDFVSSVGIIPLKAGVKVFPTQNFYVNLEAGAGFGTNDGFGTSFVYSPAVGVAFQNGWDFSVKYEEFTKYDYTKQVALRVAYGFSL; translated from the coding sequence ATGAAAAAACATTCGATCAAACTGTTAGCTGCTATTGCGTGTGTGTTTGCAATGGCATTATCGGCAAAAGCGCAAAGCCCCTGGCGCTTGGGCATTGGTGTTAATGTTGGTTCGGGACTTGAAGATCCCAAGCCTTTTGTATTAGGTGGCGACCTTCGTCTTCAGAAAGGTTTAGGAAACAGTGTTAGTGCTATTGTCACTACAGGTTATACGCATTTCTTTAAGAAGGATTTTGTATCCTCTGTAGGTATTATTCCGTTAAAAGCGGGTGTTAAAGTTTTCCCTACTCAAAATTTCTATGTTAACCTGGAAGCGGGTGCCGGTTTTGGTACCAACGACGGGTTTGGTACATCCTTCGTATACTCGCCCGCTGTGGGTGTTGCCTTCCAGAATGGCTGGGATTTTAGTGTGAAATACGAAGAATTTACAAAGTATGATTATACCAAGCAGGTAGCCTTACGTGTGGCGTATGGCTTCAGCTTATAG
- a CDS encoding DEAD/DEAH box helicase yields MFQVTQDKIHYLQEQLLAPQAQADIPLPAGIAQKIVVLRQHKYYRHLVAELYEVATTQSGKLKNPLRLLNPLDELWKTENVQYAKFFTAISRFQNQIKEGRSEADIEALRALVKNPAGLPFYSHNGTVSENVIVGSLQPVKMGEMIHQLKLMVERSEGFYTVYAHLVINGRAVELSGLVTKYDYFISNEEWLYLIAGFHLLKLVDFFRKHQYRLMIAKSDFASFQQKLLAPLEEKIHINYSFVKAGTPQQLKEQGIRGQAEKMVFLSDAEFHVNITPVMRYGDVEIEVRSKKQIYLQDSKGNTFQVRRNERAEDEFIGMLLQQHPDFAEQVDNEFTYFYLPKAGLLSEEWFLPVFDSWREAGIQVYGFNDIKNNRLNAHKVKIQIVVTSGQNWFNTSMDVRFGKKKAALKQLHKAVRNKSRYVELDDGTLGVLPEEWLAKLDEYFSIGEIIDDLLSTPKINFASVSQVYEDAMLDETVKEELAHYEREFSSPDAIREIPVPHELQATLRHYQWQGLNWLNFLDEFSFGGCLSDDMGLGKSVQIIAFILSQRHKVATNNNLIVAPTSLLFNWRDEIEKWAPSIRVYTHHGTSRTTDERVFHDYEVVLTSYGMLLSDNAMFRRFRFNYVFADESQNIKNTNSQRYKAMRLLQSRNRVVITGTPVENNTFDLYGQLSFACPGLLGSKQFFRDVYAIPIDRFKDSRRAKELQQKIHPFILRRTKQQVATELPDKTEMLLYCPMGEEQRKAYDAYEKELRDYLEGERNEEQHVTTMHVLKGITRLRQICDAPALLGEDAVHGNASVKMEMLMEQLMEKTVNHKVLVFSQFVSMLSLIEKELGKRHLKYALLTGSTLNREAVVNDFKNKEDTRVFLLSLKAGGTGLNLTEADYVYLVDPWWNPAVENQAIDRCYRIGQQKNVVAVRLICPDTVEEKMMKLQAAKKELVQDLIQSDVVALLQMALGISH; encoded by the coding sequence TTGTTCCAGGTAACCCAGGATAAAATACACTATTTGCAGGAGCAGCTTTTAGCGCCTCAGGCACAGGCAGATATACCGCTGCCTGCCGGAATTGCACAAAAAATAGTGGTGCTCCGGCAGCATAAATATTACAGGCACCTGGTGGCAGAATTATATGAGGTTGCAACAACCCAATCGGGTAAACTTAAAAATCCGCTGCGGCTTCTTAATCCTTTGGATGAACTATGGAAAACGGAAAATGTGCAGTATGCCAAATTCTTCACGGCTATCAGCAGGTTTCAGAACCAGATCAAAGAAGGACGATCGGAAGCCGATATAGAGGCATTACGTGCATTGGTAAAAAATCCGGCCGGACTGCCATTTTACAGCCATAATGGAACTGTGTCGGAAAACGTGATCGTGGGTTCACTGCAGCCCGTTAAGATGGGCGAAATGATCCACCAGTTAAAGCTGATGGTAGAGCGCAGCGAAGGCTTTTATACTGTATATGCCCACCTGGTTATCAATGGCCGCGCGGTTGAGCTAAGCGGGCTTGTTACAAAATATGATTATTTTATCAGCAATGAAGAATGGTTATACCTGATTGCCGGGTTCCATTTATTAAAGCTGGTTGATTTCTTCAGGAAACACCAGTACCGTTTGATGATTGCAAAATCCGATTTTGCTTCTTTTCAGCAAAAGCTGCTGGCGCCACTGGAAGAAAAGATTCACATTAATTATTCTTTTGTAAAAGCGGGCACGCCGCAGCAGTTGAAGGAACAGGGTATTCGCGGGCAGGCTGAAAAAATGGTATTCCTTTCTGATGCTGAATTTCATGTAAACATTACCCCGGTAATGCGGTATGGGGATGTGGAAATAGAGGTGCGTTCCAAAAAGCAGATCTATTTGCAGGATAGCAAAGGCAATACTTTCCAGGTGAGGCGTAATGAAAGGGCAGAGGATGAATTTATTGGCATGCTGTTACAGCAGCATCCTGACTTTGCGGAACAGGTGGATAATGAGTTCACCTATTTCTATTTACCTAAAGCCGGGTTGTTGTCCGAAGAGTGGTTTCTGCCCGTATTCGACAGCTGGCGTGAAGCAGGTATACAGGTGTATGGCTTTAATGATATTAAGAACAACAGGCTTAACGCCCATAAAGTAAAGATACAAATTGTGGTCACCAGTGGCCAGAACTGGTTTAATACTTCCATGGATGTTCGCTTTGGCAAGAAAAAGGCAGCACTAAAGCAACTGCATAAAGCGGTTCGCAACAAGAGCCGCTATGTTGAGCTTGATGATGGCACCCTGGGAGTTTTGCCGGAAGAGTGGCTGGCTAAGCTGGATGAATACTTTAGCATTGGCGAAATCATTGACGATTTGCTGTCTACACCTAAAATAAACTTTGCATCCGTAAGCCAGGTGTATGAAGATGCGATGCTGGATGAAACGGTGAAGGAGGAGCTTGCTCACTATGAGCGCGAGTTCAGTTCTCCCGATGCTATCCGTGAAATACCTGTTCCCCACGAGTTGCAGGCTACATTGCGGCATTATCAATGGCAGGGGCTTAACTGGCTCAACTTTCTCGACGAGTTTAGTTTTGGTGGATGTTTGTCTGATGATATGGGATTGGGCAAGTCGGTACAGATCATAGCTTTTATTTTATCGCAGCGGCATAAGGTCGCTACCAATAATAACCTTATTGTTGCGCCTACTTCTTTGCTGTTTAACTGGCGCGATGAAATAGAAAAATGGGCGCCGTCTATCAGAGTTTATACACACCATGGTACTTCACGGACTACGGATGAGCGTGTCTTTCACGACTATGAAGTAGTGCTTACCTCGTATGGTATGTTATTATCGGATAATGCGATGTTTCGCCGTTTCCGGTTTAATTATGTTTTTGCCGACGAATCGCAGAATATCAAGAATACCAATTCCCAGCGTTATAAAGCAATGCGCCTGTTACAAAGCCGGAACAGGGTTGTTATAACGGGAACGCCGGTTGAGAATAACACCTTTGACTTGTACGGCCAGTTGTCGTTTGCATGCCCTGGTTTGCTGGGGAGTAAACAGTTTTTCAGGGATGTTTATGCAATACCTATCGACAGATTTAAGGACAGCCGCCGGGCTAAAGAACTACAACAGAAGATACATCCCTTCATTTTAAGAAGAACAAAGCAGCAGGTTGCTACCGAGCTGCCTGATAAAACAGAGATGCTGCTGTATTGTCCTATGGGTGAAGAACAGCGGAAAGCATATGATGCTTATGAGAAAGAGTTGCGTGATTATCTGGAAGGAGAACGTAACGAGGAGCAGCATGTTACTACAATGCATGTGCTGAAAGGGATCACCAGGTTAAGGCAGATCTGTGATGCGCCGGCTTTGCTGGGCGAGGATGCGGTTCATGGAAATGCTTCCGTTAAAATGGAGATGCTGATGGAGCAACTGATGGAAAAAACGGTGAACCATAAAGTACTGGTGTTTTCACAGTTTGTGTCTATGCTTTCGCTCATTGAAAAGGAATTGGGAAAGCGTCATCTTAAGTATGCATTATTAACAGGAAGCACGCTTAACAGGGAAGCTGTGGTAAATGATTTTAAAAATAAGGAAGATACGCGTGTTTTCCTGCTAAGCCTGAAGGCAGGAGGTACGGGGCTTAATCTTACCGAGGCCGACTATGTATATCTTGTAGATCCGTGGTGGAACCCTGCTGTTGAAAACCAGGCGATAGATCGTTGCTATAGAATAGGACAACAGAAAAATGTAGTGGCAGTACGCCTGATCTGTCCCGATACTGTAGAAGAAAAAATGATGAAATTACAGGCTGCCAAAAAAGAACTTGTACAGGATCTTATTCAGTCCGATGTGGTGGCCTTACTGCAAATGGCGCTTGGCATCTCTCATTGA
- a CDS encoding DUF5686 and carboxypeptidase regulatory-like domain-containing protein, giving the protein MKNYAQLLLLLFLSVSANAAILTGVVTNEKGEPLSYASILIKGTTRGTTANMQGAYTLTIEPGINTIVCQYVGYERQEKKVSVSKEPLTLNFSLLPLQDNIGEVVVKAGGEDPAYAIIRNAIKMRPSYVEPLDSFTSEAYIKMLIKLRKTPDKFMGQKIDEKTRKEMGLDSAGKGVVYLSESLTRLAMKKPGKAKLEVLSGRESGSNGYGFNFPSVINFYENNVNVMSTGSMSRGFVSPVADDALHYYKYKYSGSFYEDGKEISRIKVMPKRKYEPLFSGIINITEGDWRIHSLELLLTKESQLTLIDSMLIKQIQMPLSSDIWQVKDQVISFSLNILGVEMAGSALNVFSKYDTLPQFGEKYFNRVVISYDTGVNKKPKHYWDSMRPVQLEPEELKDYAFKDSIHELHSDPAWVKANKDSIRKAEASLNFSNVFVNGIEVSDYHPEHPWSFSWEPLGSMVEYNAVEGYAVKMKAKFQQKWGRTRRQLSFIPNLRYGTSNTHFYAAGSFVFSGIARNEEGEWVEKRSSWQLSGGKRVTQFNRNEPITPFFNSVYTLLEHRAYMKIYENYFGELRYSKRWDNSMRFNVAVLYEDRLPLENTSNYSFFKKNREFTPNYPYEQLSSQFSRHQAVSFDIEWQYQPGQYYIQMPDRKIAFGSDWPVFEVAYTKGVKDIAGSDVDFDKWRVSIWDNIDLKLKGELSYGVNAGGFLNSKRVPIQDYQHFNGNQLIFAGRYLNSFQLAPYYANSTTASLYGAGHVEYHLKGMLTNKIPLFKRLNWFLVIGSNTFYVNSNNNYVEAFAGLENILGFFRVDFIASYLNGNKSSTGIRIGSPLFSGPRFGRN; this is encoded by the coding sequence ATGAAAAACTACGCCCAACTTTTACTGCTTTTATTTTTGAGTGTAAGCGCCAATGCTGCTATCCTGACTGGTGTTGTAACCAATGAGAAAGGAGAGCCCCTTTCTTATGCTTCCATTCTTATTAAAGGAACTACCAGGGGTACCACCGCCAATATGCAGGGTGCTTATACGCTCACGATAGAGCCGGGTATTAACACCATAGTTTGTCAGTATGTTGGATACGAACGGCAGGAAAAGAAGGTCTCTGTTTCAAAAGAACCATTAACGCTGAACTTCAGTCTCCTGCCTTTGCAGGATAATATAGGTGAAGTTGTTGTGAAAGCAGGCGGTGAAGATCCGGCTTATGCAATTATCAGGAATGCGATCAAGATGCGTCCTTCCTATGTTGAACCGCTGGATTCATTTACCAGTGAAGCTTATATCAAAATGCTGATAAAGTTGCGAAAAACGCCGGATAAATTTATGGGACAAAAAATAGATGAAAAAACGCGCAAAGAAATGGGGTTGGATTCGGCAGGTAAAGGCGTCGTTTATTTGTCGGAATCACTTACCAGGCTGGCGATGAAAAAGCCGGGTAAGGCAAAGCTCGAAGTATTATCCGGTAGGGAAAGCGGCAGCAACGGTTATGGTTTTAATTTTCCTTCAGTGATCAACTTTTACGAGAACAATGTGAATGTGATGTCTACAGGTTCAATGTCCCGCGGATTTGTATCTCCTGTTGCCGACGATGCATTACACTATTACAAGTACAAATACAGCGGTTCTTTTTATGAAGATGGCAAGGAGATAAGCAGGATTAAAGTTATGCCTAAACGGAAATATGAACCTTTATTTTCGGGCATCATCAATATTACAGAAGGTGATTGGCGCATTCATAGCCTGGAGCTGTTACTTACCAAAGAATCGCAGCTTACCTTGATAGACTCTATGCTGATCAAGCAAATTCAGATGCCGCTATCGTCTGACATATGGCAGGTGAAAGATCAGGTAATTAGCTTTTCGCTTAATATTCTCGGCGTTGAAATGGCGGGAAGTGCTTTAAATGTTTTTAGTAAATATGATACACTGCCTCAATTTGGAGAGAAATATTTTAACAGGGTGGTTATAAGCTATGATACCGGTGTAAACAAGAAGCCCAAACATTATTGGGATAGCATGCGGCCTGTTCAACTGGAACCTGAAGAGCTCAAAGACTATGCTTTTAAAGATAGCATACATGAATTACATTCCGACCCTGCCTGGGTAAAAGCAAACAAGGACTCCATCCGAAAGGCTGAGGCCAGCTTAAACTTCTCTAATGTGTTTGTAAACGGAATTGAAGTATCCGATTATCATCCGGAGCATCCGTGGAGTTTTAGCTGGGAGCCGTTGGGTTCAATGGTAGAATATAATGCTGTAGAGGGCTATGCTGTAAAAATGAAGGCGAAGTTTCAGCAGAAATGGGGAAGAACACGCCGCCAGTTAAGCTTTATTCCTAACCTGCGTTATGGGACCAGTAACACACATTTTTATGCAGCTGGTAGTTTTGTGTTCTCAGGAATAGCCCGGAATGAAGAAGGCGAGTGGGTAGAAAAGCGTAGTAGCTGGCAATTAAGCGGGGGGAAAAGAGTTACACAGTTTAATCGTAATGAACCAATTACTCCTTTCTTTAACTCAGTTTATACCCTGCTGGAACACCGTGCTTATATGAAGATTTATGAAAACTATTTCGGTGAGCTCCGTTATAGTAAGCGATGGGATAATAGCATGCGTTTCAATGTGGCTGTATTGTATGAAGACCGTCTTCCTTTGGAGAATACATCCAACTATTCTTTCTTTAAAAAGAACCGTGAATTTACCCCCAACTATCCTTACGAACAGTTGAGCAGCCAGTTTTCGCGGCATCAGGCAGTGAGCTTTGATATAGAATGGCAATACCAGCCAGGACAGTATTATATACAAATGCCGGACAGGAAAATAGCATTTGGATCTGACTGGCCTGTTTTTGAAGTTGCTTATACAAAGGGTGTGAAAGATATAGCGGGTAGTGATGTAGACTTCGATAAGTGGCGCGTTTCAATATGGGACAATATCGACTTGAAATTAAAAGGTGAGTTGAGTTATGGAGTGAATGCAGGTGGCTTCCTTAACAGCAAGCGGGTGCCCATACAGGACTACCAGCATTTCAATGGCAACCAGTTGATCTTCGCAGGCCGTTACCTCAACAGCTTTCAGTTGGCGCCTTATTATGCCAACAGCACCACGGCATCGCTGTATGGCGCCGGCCATGTGGAATATCATTTAAAAGGAATGCTTACTAATAAAATTCCGTTGTTTAAACGGTTGAACTGGTTCCTTGTAATTGGTTCCAATACATTTTACGTAAACAGCAACAACAACTATGTAGAAGCATTTGCCGGCCTTGAAAATATTCTTGGATTTTTCCGGGTTGACTTTATTGCGTCGTATCTCAATGGTAATAAGAGTTCTACGGGTATCAGGATAGGATCGCCCTTGTTCTCCGGACCACGTTTCGGCAGAAACTAA